The genomic stretch CGGGCCATGCGGGTGGGCGCCAGTTTCGGCATCGGGTGGGCGCACTGCGGCATGACCGCGGACGAGGTGCTGAAGTCGGCCGACGAGCGGATGTACGTAGAGAAACGATCTCGTCCCAAACAGCACAGACGTGCGGGTTGATCCCCAGGTCAGCGAGCTGATGCGGTCCGAGTCACCCGTTCGGGCGTGCCAGAGCGGGTAGGCTCGCCCTTCGTCACACGTACCGAATCCGCCCGCACCTGGTGAGGAGACCAAGGGATGACGTCCGGCAACAACGGCGCCAATACGCCCGAGGACGACGACCCGTTCGGCTACCTCTACGCCGACGGGCAGGCCAATGGCGCCCAGCCGCCGTCCGGGGGCTACGGCTACCCGAACTCGGTGAACCGGGTGCGCTCGGTCGGTCAGCGGCAGTACGGCCAGCAGGCGCCGACGGCGGCCTACGGCCAGGTGCCGCAGCAGCAGGGCACCTACGGCCAGCCGAGCGCCCACTACGCGGCTCCGGAGACCCTCCCGGGCGGCGCTCCGTCCACCCAGCAGGCTCCGGCGTACGGCGGTGGCAACGGCCGTGGGCGCGGGCCCAACACCAAGGGGCTGCTGATCGGGGCCATCGCGGTGGTCGCGGCGGTCGTGATCGGCATCGCCGTGGCGATGGCGGGCGGCGACGACGGCAAGGGCGACAAGGACGACCAGGCCGGCTCGACGCCGACCCAGGGCGAGAAAAAGGATCCGACGCCTTCGCAGGACAGCAGCGCCGACGAGGAGGAGAAGGAGCTCCCGGCGGCGGACGCGAAGGCGCTGCGGCTCGGCGGTACGGCCGCGCTGGCCACGGACATCCAGGGTGCCCAGTCGAGCGGGGGCGTGTACGTCGGCGGCCTCAACGCGGTCGGCAGCTCGGTCACCTGGACGGTGGACGGCATTCCCGAGGACGGCGCCTACACGGTGTTCACGCGCTTCAGCGTCCCAGGCAAGGACCAGTCGATGACGCTCACCGTCAACGGCAAGGAGTTCGGCAGCAAGCTCAGCCTGGAGAACTACGCGCGTGCCCCGGAGGGCGACTTCGCCAAGGGCTGGACGACCACTTACGCGTGGCCGACCCTCAACAAGGGCACCAACACCATCGCGATCTCCTGCGCCAACGGCGACAAGTGCGATGTCCTGCTCGACCAGCTGTGGATCAAGGCAGGCCAGGTCAAGGAGTAGTCAGGCCGCGCTGACCTCCCCCGTCACCGCCACCCGCCCCAGCAG from Streptomyces davaonensis JCM 4913 encodes the following:
- a CDS encoding carbohydrate-binding protein: MTSGNNGANTPEDDDPFGYLYADGQANGAQPPSGGYGYPNSVNRVRSVGQRQYGQQAPTAAYGQVPQQQGTYGQPSAHYAAPETLPGGAPSTQQAPAYGGGNGRGRGPNTKGLLIGAIAVVAAVVIGIAVAMAGGDDGKGDKDDQAGSTPTQGEKKDPTPSQDSSADEEEKELPAADAKALRLGGTAALATDIQGAQSSGGVYVGGLNAVGSSVTWTVDGIPEDGAYTVFTRFSVPGKDQSMTLTVNGKEFGSKLSLENYARAPEGDFAKGWTTTYAWPTLNKGTNTIAISCANGDKCDVLLDQLWIKAGQVKE